TCTTCGGCTACACCGACGGCGCGTGGACCGACTCCGCCGTCCGTCGCTACGTCCGGGACGCCGGCGACCAGCTCGAACGCCTGCACGAGCTCACCCGCTCCGACGTCACCACCCGGAACCGCCGCAAGGCCGACCGGCTCGCCTTCGCGTACGACGACCTCGAGGACCGGATCCGGGAACTCTCCGAGCAGGAGAAGCTCGACTCGATCCGTCCGGACCTCTCCGGCGACGACATCATGCGCATCCTCGACATCCCGCCGGGGCGTGCCGTGGGCGAGGCCTACCGCTTCCTCCTCGAGGTGCGGATGGACGAGGGCCCCCTCGGGTCCGACGATGCCGAAGCGCGCCTGCGCGACTGGTGGGCCGCCCGCGACGCGACCGCCTGACGGACGCGATCGGTTCTGCACAGCCGGTGGCGCGCCTCCAGGCCGTCCGCTAAGCTTGCCGGGTTGTCCGCACGCACACTGCGTGGCAGGACACATGCATCAACCCTCCTGCCCCGAGAACTGCTCGGGGCCGCTGAGACCAGAGGAGGTGGGTTCCGCATGCACCAGTACGAACTGATGGCGATCCTCGACCCCGAGATCGACGAGCGCACCGTCGCTCCCAGCCTGGACAAGTTCCTCGCTGTGATCCGCAACGACGGTGGCACCGTCGACAACGTGGACGTCTGGGGCCGTCGTCGTCTCGCCTACGAGATCGCGAAGAAGTCCGAGGGCATCTACGCCGTCGTGGACTTCACGTCCACCCCCGAGGCCGCCAAGGAGCTGGACCGTCAGCTCGGCCTCTCCGAGGCCGTGCTCCGCACGAAGGTCCTCCGCGCCGAAGAGGGCATCGCGCAGGTCGCCGCCCAGAAGCAGCGCGACGAGGCCCGCGCGGCCCGCAAGGCCGCCAACGCAACCGCGACCGCGAGCGCCGAGTAACCCGTGGCCGGCGAAACCGTCATCACGGTGGTGGGCAACCTCACCGCGGACCCGGAGCTGCGGTACACGCAGAACGGGCTCGCCGTGGCGAACTTCACCATCGCGTCGACTCCTCGCACGTTCGACCGTCAGGCGAACGAGTGGAAGGACGGCGACGCGCTGTTCCTCCGTGCGAGCGTCTGGCGCGAGTTCGCCGAGCACGTGGCGGGCTCGCTGACGAAGGGCTCGCGCGTCATCGCGCAGGGTCGTCTCCGTCAGCGCTCGTACCAGGACCGTGAGGGCCAGCAGCGCACGAGCATCGAGCTCGAGGTCGACGAGATCGGCCCGTCGCTGCGCTACGCGACCGCGCAGATCACCCGTGCTGCGGGTGGCTCCGGCGGCGGTCGTGGCCAGGTCGGTGGCGGCAACGCCCCGGCGGGCAACGGCGGCAACGGCGGCGGCTGGAACAACAACGGCGGCGGTCAGTCGGACGCGCCCTGGTCCCCCCAGGGTGGCCAGCAGGGCGGCAACGCACAGTCGAACGACGTGTGGAGCACCCCGGGCGGCACGTACGACGACGAGACCCCGTTCTGATCCTCCGCGGTTCAACGGACACAACTTCCACTTCTTAAGGACAAACAATGGCTGGAAAGAGCACCGGCGATCGCCGGAAGCCTCGCGGTAAGGGCGGCAAGAACGCCGCTCCCGCGAAGTCGATCAAGGTCGGCGTCATCGACTACAAGGACGTCGCGACCCTTCGCAAGTTCATCTCGGAGCGTGGCAAGATCCGCGCCCGTCGCATCACCGGCGTCTCCGTCCAGGAGCAGCGCCTCATCGCCCGTGCCGTGAAGAACGCCCGTGAGATGGCGCTCCTCCCCTACGCCGGCTCCGGCCGCTGATCGGAGGTCGACACATGTCGAAGCTCATCCTCACCCACGAGGTCTCCGGCCTCGGTTCCGCCGGTGACGTCGTCGACGTCAAGAACGGCTACGCCCGCAACTACCTGATCCCGCAGGGCTTCGCTGTCGCGTGGTCCAAGGGCGGCGAGAAGCAGGTCGAGTCGATCCGTGCGGCACGTGCCGCTCGCGAGCTCGCCACCATCGAAGAGGCACAGGACCTCAAGATGAAGCTCGAGAACGCGACCATCAAGCTGACCGTCAAGGCCGGCAAGGACGGTCGTCTGTTCGGCTCCGTCCGTCCGGGCGACGTCGCTGACGCCGTCCAGGCGCAGGGCGTCGGCTCGCTCGACAAGCGCAAGGTCGAGGTCCCCGCGACCATCAAGACCGTCGGTGACCACGAGGCCACCGTCCGTCTGCGCGAGGACATCACTGCCGTGATCTCGCTCCAGGTCGTCGCCGCCAAGTAACACTGGCTGCGGTCTTCCGCTCACGACGGGCGGGTCTCCTCCGGGAGGCCCGCCCGTCGTCGCGTTCCGGGGTCGTCGGTGGCGGTTCCGACCCAGGAGGCGCGGCTCGTCCCGCGCTGACCGGTTACTTCTCAGACAGGGTCGCGCTTGCTGGGAACGGCTTGGGAAAGTTGTCCTCAGGTTTCCGTTTGTCAACTGTTTTTACACAGGCGCAACGGTCGGATCGGCAACCTTCAATGCGTACTTGAACCCCACTTCTCCACACATGGTGTGGAACACGAAACCCCAGGTCAAGCAGTCGAAAGTGTGTTCCCCAGCCCAGTTGTCCACACCCCTGTCCACAGTTGTCCACACAGCATCCCGGCGTGTTCCGCAGGCTCTCCACAGAGTTATCCACAAGGCCGTTTGCTGGGGATAACTCTGTCCCCGTAGCTTGGCCCAGCGACTCGGCGATGTCGGTCGCCCGGGGTAGAACAGGGACGGTCGGTTCGTCACGGCCGCCGTCGGCGGACCCGTCGCAGCCACTGGACGAGCCGCCACTGAACAAAGAGGAGCAAGTGTGTCGATCGCGCATCTCGAACCCGCGCCGCAGGACTACGCGGATCGTGGTGGCGCGGAACGCACTCCCCCGCACGACATGCTCGCCGAGCAGTCGACGATCGGCGGCATGCTCCTGTCGAAGGACGCCGTGGCCGACGTCATCGAGACCGCTCGTGGCGTGGACTTCTACATCCCCAAGCACGAGGTCATCTTCGACGCGATCCTGTCCCTCTATTCGCACGGTGAACCGACCGACGTCATCGCCGTCACCGACGAGCTGACGAAGACCGGCCTGCTGTCCCGCGCCGGCGGCGCCGAGTACCTGCACAGCGTCACGAGCATGGTGCCCACCGCAGCGAACGCCGGGTACTACGCGGCGATCGTGGCGGAGAAGGCCGTGCTGCGCCGCCTGGTCGACGCGGGCACCCGCATCGTGCAGATGGGCTACGCGTCCGAGGGTGAGGTCACCGACCTCGTCAACAGCGCCCAGGCCGAGGTCTACAACGTCGCCGGTGGTGTCCAGACCGAGGACTACGTCCCCCTCACCGACGCCATCTCCGCCGCCCTCGACGAGATCGAGGCTGCGAAGGGGCGCGACGGGCAGATGACCGGTGTCCCGACCGGCTTCGCCCAGCTCGACGGCCTCACGAACGGCTTCCACCCCGGGCAGCTCATCATCATCGCCGCCCGACCGGCCCTCGGGAAGTCGACGCTCGCGCTCGACCTCTGCCGCGCGGCCGCCATCAAGCACAACGAGACCGCCGCGTTCTTCTCGCTCGAGATGGGTCGCGCCGAGATCGCGATGCGTCTGCTCTCCGCCGAGTCCAGTGTGCCGCTGCAGAACATGCGCAAGGGCACCGTGGACTCCCGCGACTGGACGACGATCGCGCAGACCCGTGGTCGGATCAACGACGCGCCGTTCTTCATCGACGACTCCCCCAACATGACGCTCGTCGAGATCCGGGCGAAGTGCCGGCGCCTCAAGCAGCAGCACAACCTCCGCATGGTCGTCATCGACTACCTGCAGCTCATGACCTCGGGCAAGAAGGTCGAGTCCCGCCAGCAAGAGGTCTCCGAGTTCTCACGTGCGCTGAAGCTCATGGCGAAGGAGCTCCAGGTCCCCGTCGTCGCACTGTCGCAGCTGAACCGCGGTCCCGAGCAGCGTGCCGACAAGAAGCCCCAGATCTCCGACCTGCGTGAGTCCGGGTCGATCGAGCAGGACGCCGACATGGTCATCCTGCTGCACCGCGAGTCGGCGTACGAGAAGGACAACCCGCGGCAGGGTGAGGCGGACCTCATCGTGGCGAAGCACCGCAACGGGCCGACGGACACGATCACGGTGGCGTTCCACGGGATGTTCTCGAGGTTCGTGGACATGCCGCAGTAACGCGTTTGTCGTGCGAGCGCTCACGGGAGGTGTCGGATTCGCAGCAATACTGTCGCGAGGGTCCAAGTTGACGGTAGCTCCGTCGCTAAAACGGTCTTGCCGCTCGATCAGTAGTTGCCCCGAGACATTGCGTGCAGTGCGGCAGATCCGACGCGGCGGCTCGATCGCTCGCTTCGGGAGGGCGTCCGTCCGATCCATCCACGACCGAGAAGGCCGATGAACAGAACCGCGCAGCAGCCCAATCAGATGATCAAAGTCGTCTACTTCGACGAGCAGTCGGCGTCCGACTACCTCGACATCACCGCCGGGGGCAAGGAAGTCACGACCAGCGAAGCCGTAAGGAAGCGGATGGCCGCGACGGAAGCGAAGGTGAGCGCGAAACTCGTCGCCAAGCTCAGCTGGCTCCCGTTCCTCGGAGCGTCAGCAGACGTTGGTGCCGGAGTGAGTGTCGCTCAGTCGAACCAAGGCATCCTCTCCAAGACCCTGTCGAATACGATCCTCACCGACTACCTCGAACAGATGGTGGAAGACGACCGGATCGAGCAGCTTGACGGGATCCGCGTCAGCGCGCCCGAGGGATCCATGGCGCACACGAAGATGTTCACGCCGTACTTGATGATCATGGATACCAAGGGATCAGGAGTTGACCTGGCGCGGCTTGATGAAGCACTCGCTACCGCGAAGGGCTACTACGAGATGCTCGGTCAGAGCGTGCAGCGCACGGAACGCTGTGTGCTGCGGTTCAACCTGCAGGCGTTCCGAAACAATTACGGCCTCACCGATCTGGCACGGATGCAGTTGGTGTTCCACGGGGTTCTCGTCGGCACGACGGACGAAGCGTCGCTGTCGATGGAGGCCGAAATGTCGCAGCAGTCCCCGGTGCCGCCAAAACTGACGGCGGAGGA
The sequence above is a segment of the Curtobacterium sp. BH-2-1-1 genome. Coding sequences within it:
- the rpsF gene encoding 30S ribosomal protein S6, whose translation is MHQYELMAILDPEIDERTVAPSLDKFLAVIRNDGGTVDNVDVWGRRRLAYEIAKKSEGIYAVVDFTSTPEAAKELDRQLGLSEAVLRTKVLRAEEGIAQVAAQKQRDEARAARKAANATATASAE
- a CDS encoding single-stranded DNA-binding protein, producing the protein MAGETVITVVGNLTADPELRYTQNGLAVANFTIASTPRTFDRQANEWKDGDALFLRASVWREFAEHVAGSLTKGSRVIAQGRLRQRSYQDREGQQRTSIELEVDEIGPSLRYATAQITRAAGGSGGGRGQVGGGNAPAGNGGNGGGWNNNGGGQSDAPWSPQGGQQGGNAQSNDVWSTPGGTYDDETPF
- the rpsR gene encoding 30S ribosomal protein S18: MAGKSTGDRRKPRGKGGKNAAPAKSIKVGVIDYKDVATLRKFISERGKIRARRITGVSVQEQRLIARAVKNAREMALLPYAGSGR
- the rplI gene encoding 50S ribosomal protein L9; the encoded protein is MSKLILTHEVSGLGSAGDVVDVKNGYARNYLIPQGFAVAWSKGGEKQVESIRAARAARELATIEEAQDLKMKLENATIKLTVKAGKDGRLFGSVRPGDVADAVQAQGVGSLDKRKVEVPATIKTVGDHEATVRLREDITAVISLQVVAAK
- the dnaB gene encoding replicative DNA helicase codes for the protein MSIAHLEPAPQDYADRGGAERTPPHDMLAEQSTIGGMLLSKDAVADVIETARGVDFYIPKHEVIFDAILSLYSHGEPTDVIAVTDELTKTGLLSRAGGAEYLHSVTSMVPTAANAGYYAAIVAEKAVLRRLVDAGTRIVQMGYASEGEVTDLVNSAQAEVYNVAGGVQTEDYVPLTDAISAALDEIEAAKGRDGQMTGVPTGFAQLDGLTNGFHPGQLIIIAARPALGKSTLALDLCRAAAIKHNETAAFFSLEMGRAEIAMRLLSAESSVPLQNMRKGTVDSRDWTTIAQTRGRINDAPFFIDDSPNMTLVEIRAKCRRLKQQHNLRMVVIDYLQLMTSGKKVESRQQEVSEFSRALKLMAKELQVPVVALSQLNRGPEQRADKKPQISDLRESGSIEQDADMVILLHRESAYEKDNPRQGEADLIVAKHRNGPTDTITVAFHGMFSRFVDMPQ
- a CDS encoding DUF6414 family protein; this encodes MNRTAQQPNQMIKVVYFDEQSASDYLDITAGGKEVTTSEAVRKRMAATEAKVSAKLVAKLSWLPFLGASADVGAGVSVAQSNQGILSKTLSNTILTDYLEQMVEDDRIEQLDGIRVSAPEGSMAHTKMFTPYLMIMDTKGSGVDLARLDEALATAKGYYEMLGQSVQRTERCVLRFNLQAFRNNYGLTDLARMQLVFHGVLVGTTDEASLSMEAEMSQQSPVPPKLTAEDIIDDAAGDTSVARLKVFDVIFAGVQHGS